From Domibacillus sp. DTU_2020_1001157_1_SI_ALB_TIR_016, a single genomic window includes:
- the rocF gene encoding arginase, which translates to MQKKQVSIIGVPMDLGQTRRGVDMGPSAIRYAGLTERIRTLGYTVHDEGDIKVEIQERAIPKETANLKNLTAVAEASEALAKKVEETVSQGRFPLVLGGDHSVAIGTLAGIAKKHQSLGLIWYDAHGDLNTAETSPSGNIHGMPLAASLGIGHRSLTHIGGYSPKVKPENVVIIGARDLDHGERELIKEKGIKVYTMHEIDRLGMTTVMKETIEYLRERADYVHLSLDLDGLDPTEAPGVGTPVAGGLSYRESHLAMEMLEEANIITSAEFVEVNPILDEKNKTGDAAVALIASLLGERLL; encoded by the coding sequence ATGCAAAAGAAACAAGTGTCAATCATAGGGGTACCAATGGATTTAGGGCAAACACGCCGGGGTGTCGACATGGGTCCAAGCGCCATCCGCTATGCGGGACTGACAGAGCGAATCCGCACGCTTGGATATACAGTCCACGATGAAGGCGATATTAAAGTGGAAATTCAGGAACGGGCCATTCCAAAAGAAACAGCCAACTTAAAAAATTTAACAGCGGTTGCAGAGGCTAGTGAAGCGCTGGCAAAAAAAGTGGAAGAAACGGTCAGCCAGGGCCGCTTTCCGCTTGTACTCGGCGGTGATCACAGCGTGGCAATCGGAACGCTTGCAGGCATCGCAAAAAAACATCAAAGCCTCGGCTTGATCTGGTATGATGCGCATGGCGATTTAAACACAGCGGAAACCTCTCCATCCGGCAACATTCACGGGATGCCGCTTGCCGCGAGCCTCGGCATCGGACACCGCTCTCTCACCCATATTGGCGGCTATTCTCCGAAAGTAAAGCCGGAGAATGTGGTAATTATTGGGGCAAGGGATTTGGATCATGGTGAGCGTGAGCTCATTAAAGAAAAAGGAATTAAAGTGTACACCATGCATGAAATAGACCGTCTTGGCATGACAACCGTTATGAAAGAAACCATCGAATATTTGCGTGAGCGCGCCGATTATGTTCATCTTTCATTGGACCTTGATGGGCTTGATCCGACAGAAGCACCGGGAGTGGGGACGCCTGTTGCAGGCGGGCTCAGCTACCGCGAAAGCCACTTGGCGATGGAAATGCTTGAGGAAGCGAACATCATTACGTCAGCGGAATTTGTGGAGGTCAACCCTATTTTAGATGAGAAAAATAAAACAGGCGATGCAGCAGTGGCGCTTATTGCTTCTCTGCTTGGTGAAAGACTTCTTTAA
- a CDS encoding sigma-54 interaction domain-containing protein encodes MKEDQLHFMNALYEYIMDQVDVGIHAIDEEGKTIIYNRKMREIEAMDTQDVLHKNVLDVFMFPENQNSTLVRALQQGEETVNVKQTYFNNKGTEITTINHTFPFREKAEIRGAVEMAKDVTKIERLMRSSTRKEDTRFTFDSIIGKSDAIQEVIELSKRATRTSSYVLVVGETGTGKELFAQSIHNGSARASAPFISQNCAALPDNLIEGLLFGTTKGAFTGAIDSAGLFEQAEGGTLLLDEINSMNIHLQAKLLRVLQEKRVRRIGGTKDISINVRIIATINEDPIDAIANDHLRKDLYYRLGVVTIFIPPLRERLDDIPLLIEQFITKYNALFDMKVLGVKPEVLDALNAYHWPGNVRELEHVIEASMNLLLDEEWIEYDHLPYHFRHKSMTSDQSAPVSKLASFLNGDEEGTTHLKDQLDAFEKYYIEHFLHKNQWSISRTAKQLGLSRQSLQYRLKKVGLSSKNE; translated from the coding sequence ATGAAAGAAGATCAGCTGCATTTTATGAACGCCTTATATGAATATATTATGGATCAAGTCGACGTGGGGATTCATGCGATTGACGAAGAAGGGAAAACCATTATTTATAACCGAAAAATGCGTGAAATCGAAGCAATGGACACGCAGGATGTGCTGCACAAAAATGTACTGGACGTATTTATGTTTCCCGAAAACCAAAACAGTACGCTCGTCCGGGCACTGCAGCAGGGAGAAGAAACCGTCAATGTAAAACAAACATACTTTAATAATAAAGGAACGGAAATTACAACTATTAATCATACATTTCCGTTCCGGGAAAAGGCTGAAATCCGCGGTGCCGTTGAAATGGCTAAGGATGTTACGAAAATTGAACGCCTCATGCGCAGCAGTACCCGAAAGGAGGATACACGCTTTACATTTGACAGTATTATCGGCAAGAGCGATGCCATACAGGAAGTGATCGAGCTGTCCAAGCGGGCTACCCGTACTTCTTCCTATGTGCTTGTCGTTGGCGAAACCGGCACAGGAAAAGAACTGTTTGCACAAAGCATCCATAACGGGAGTGCCCGGGCTTCAGCACCGTTTATCTCACAAAACTGCGCGGCGCTGCCAGACAACTTAATTGAAGGGCTGCTATTTGGTACCACAAAAGGGGCTTTTACCGGAGCCATTGACAGCGCCGGCTTGTTCGAGCAGGCAGAAGGCGGCACGCTTCTTCTTGATGAAATCAACTCAATGAATATTCACCTGCAGGCGAAGCTGCTGCGTGTTCTTCAGGAAAAAAGGGTCAGACGGATCGGCGGCACGAAAGATATTTCAATTAACGTCCGGATTATCGCCACGATCAATGAAGACCCTATCGATGCAATCGCAAACGATCACTTGCGCAAAGATTTATATTACCGGCTTGGAGTAGTGACCATTTTTATTCCTCCGCTTCGCGAGCGCTTGGATGACATTCCGCTGTTAATCGAGCAATTTATCACGAAATACAATGCACTGTTTGATATGAAAGTACTCGGTGTAAAGCCGGAAGTGCTAGATGCTCTCAATGCGTATCATTGGCCTGGAAACGTGCGGGAGCTTGAGCATGTGATCGAAGCATCCATGAATTTGCTTTTAGACGAGGAATGGATCGAATATGATCATCTCCCTTATCACTTCCGCCATAAATCAATGACAAGCGACCAGTCTGCACCCGTATCAAAGCTTGCCTCATTCCTTAATGGCGACGAAGAAGGAACCACTCATTTGAAAGATCAGCTGGATGCCTTTGAAAAATACTACATTGAGCATTTCCTGCATAAGAACCAATGGAGTATTTCCAGGACCGCTAAGCAGCTGGGCCTGAGCAGGCAAAGTCTTCAATACCGTTTAAAGAAAGTCGGCCTCTCTTCAAAAAATGAATAA